A single Lolium perenne isolate Kyuss_39 chromosome 6, Kyuss_2.0, whole genome shotgun sequence DNA region contains:
- the LOC127307829 gene encoding protein OXIDATIVE STRESS 3 LIKE 2 isoform X2, translating to MDEARSMDVCHEAACLELREDHSDVASASASSSTLHLDSEGPLCDLSSLLAQLPARRGLSKYYQGKSQSFTSISGATCLQDLGKEATYSKRMKTCKSYKAGLGMNQRTNHSQKIGNKMIGKRPSKGSFACLLSRASSTNLLCSSANLAAQQNDKDVQMHMNS from the exons ATGGATGAAGCTCGCAGCATGGATGTGTGCCATGAGGCCGCATGCTTGGAGCTACGAGAGGATCACTCTGACGTGGCTTCTGCCTCAG CGTCATCCAGCACCTTGCATCTGGATTCCGAGGGACCGCTCTGCGATCTGTCTTCGCTGCTAGCCCAGCTTCCTGCCAG GAGAGGGCTGTCCAAGTACTACCAAGGAAAGTCCCAGTCCTTCACATCAATATCTGGTGCTACATGTCTTCAAGACCTTGGTAAAGAAGCAACTTACAGTAAGAGGATGAAGACATGCAAGAGCTATAAAGCAGGATTAGGGATGAATCAGCGGACGAATCACTCACAGAAGATAGGCAACAAGATGATAGGGAAGAGGCCTTCAAAAGGTTCATTTGCTTGTCTGTTGTCCAGAGCAAGCAGCACCAACCTCTTGTGCAGCAGTGCTAATTTAGCTGCACAGCAGAATGACAAAGATGTACAAATGCATATGAACTCTTAA
- the LOC127307829 gene encoding uncharacterized protein isoform X1: MDEARSMDVCHEAACLELREDHSDVASASGTSGGSACSLASNLSDDASYSPPDDSSGSSSASSSTLHLDSEGPLCDLSSLLAQLPARRGLSKYYQGKSQSFTSISGATCLQDLGKEATYSKRMKTCKSYKAGLGMNQRTNHSQKIGNKMIGKRPSKGSFACLLSRASSTNLLCSSANLAAQQNDKDVQMHMNS, translated from the exons ATGGATGAAGCTCGCAGCATGGATGTGTGCCATGAGGCCGCATGCTTGGAGCTACGAGAGGATCACTCTGACGTGGCTTCTGCCTCAGGCACGTCTGGCGGGTCAGCGTGCTCATTGGCATCGAATCTGAGTGATGATGCGAGTTATTCTCCACCTGACGATTCTTCGGGGTCATCCTCAGCGTCATCCAGCACCTTGCATCTGGATTCCGAGGGACCGCTCTGCGATCTGTCTTCGCTGCTAGCCCAGCTTCCTGCCAG GAGAGGGCTGTCCAAGTACTACCAAGGAAAGTCCCAGTCCTTCACATCAATATCTGGTGCTACATGTCTTCAAGACCTTGGTAAAGAAGCAACTTACAGTAAGAGGATGAAGACATGCAAGAGCTATAAAGCAGGATTAGGGATGAATCAGCGGACGAATCACTCACAGAAGATAGGCAACAAGATGATAGGGAAGAGGCCTTCAAAAGGTTCATTTGCTTGTCTGTTGTCCAGAGCAAGCAGCACCAACCTCTTGTGCAGCAGTGCTAATTTAGCTGCACAGCAGAATGACAAAGATGTACAAATGCATATGAACTCTTAA